A single window of Buchnera aphidicola (Cinara cuneomaculata) DNA harbors:
- the hisF gene encoding imidazole glycerol phosphate synthase subunit HisF, translated as MLAKRIIACLDVKDGMVVKGIQFNNHIVIGKIIELAKYYSQNGIDELVFYDISASPQKKLLDIQWITGIAEIINIPFSVAGGISSIHDAQQILSAGADKISINSSALNNPYLISKLADRFGVQCVVVGIDSWYDKVNKNYQIFQYTGDKYKSRVTHWKTVEWIKKVQKLGAGEIVLNTMNTDGTKKGYDVEQLKKIRDICLIPLIASGGAGNMYDFLDVFNISQVDGALAASIFHDKSISIVDLKNFLFNHGVTIRQC; from the coding sequence ATGTTGGCAAAAAGAATTATCGCTTGTTTAGATGTTAAAGATGGTATGGTTGTCAAAGGTATTCAGTTTAATAATCATATCGTTATTGGAAAAATAATTGAATTAGCGAAGTATTATTCTCAAAATGGAATTGATGAATTAGTTTTTTATGATATTTCAGCATCACCTCAAAAAAAATTATTAGATATACAATGGATTACTGGTATTGCTGAAATTATTAATATTCCTTTTTCAGTAGCAGGAGGTATTTCTTCTATTCACGATGCACAACAGATTTTATCAGCAGGAGCTGATAAAATTTCTATTAATTCATCTGCGTTAAATAATCCATATTTAATTAGTAAATTAGCAGATCGTTTTGGAGTTCAATGTGTTGTAGTAGGAATAGATTCATGGTACGATAAAGTAAACAAAAATTATCAAATATTTCAATATACTGGTGATAAATATAAATCACGTGTAACTCATTGGAAAACTGTTGAATGGATTAAAAAAGTTCAAAAATTAGGTGCGGGTGAAATTGTATTAAATACAATGAATACTGACGGCACTAAGAAAGGATATGATGTTGAACAGTTAAAAAAAATACGCGACATTTGTTTGATTCCTTTAATTGCATCTGGAGGAGCTGGAAACATGTATGATTTTTTAGATGTATTTAATATTTCTCAAGTTGATGGTGCGTTAGCAGCGTCGATCTTTCACGATAAAAGTATTTCTATTGTAGATTTAAAGAATTTTTTATTTAATCACGGAGTTACAATTAGACAATGTTAA
- the tilS gene encoding tRNA lysidine(34) synthetase TilS, with translation MLIKKLFLKYPHQKYFLLALSGGVDSVVLFYQLILYKKIFSNIKIRAIHINHNLNIDSIRSQNHCKKICNQNNIDIIIDTLNIPKKNKYGIEGYARIARLKIFKNYLLPTEILLLAHNLNDQCENIFLSLQRKSGIRGLSGMSYSSVYNKITIVRPLINVQKKKIISWARSQQLIWIDDESNKNIKYDRNFLRNIILPKIYTRWPHFLKNCTQSMQMLKKHQISLDFFILHFLKKNTCLDGSLSLLRFNKLIKEVQFSILKTWLTKTYKIPTHNILKRIYTEIIINKNYHNKKIIFNKREIRRFTEKIYCIIPYSNIRNTMVIWKDIKIPLRLPNKLGILIPTKKYLKTEKITSIHRIPYPLKNTLINVCFYIKKNYTNTKNNTKIKKIWQKYNIPPWLRTIIPLLYYDNKLVSGIGVFVTNNHPIKNRKYLTVKWINKI, from the coding sequence ATGTTAATAAAAAAATTATTCTTAAAATATCCACATCAAAAATATTTTTTACTAGCTCTAAGCGGCGGTGTAGATTCTGTTGTATTATTTTATCAATTAATATTATATAAAAAAATATTTTCAAATATTAAAATTAGAGCTATACATATTAATCATAATTTAAATATAGATTCTATACGATCACAAAATCACTGTAAAAAAATATGTAACCAAAATAACATTGACATCATTATTGATACTCTAAACATACCTAAAAAAAATAAATACGGTATAGAAGGTTATGCTAGAATTGCAAGATTAAAAATTTTTAAAAATTACTTGTTACCAACTGAAATACTATTACTAGCTCATAATCTCAATGATCAATGTGAAAATATTTTTTTATCCCTACAAAGAAAAAGTGGTATACGCGGTTTATCCGGTATGTCGTACAGTTCTGTATATAATAAAATTACAATAGTGCGACCATTAATAAATGTACAAAAGAAAAAAATTATATCTTGGGCACGATCCCAACAACTAATCTGGATAGATGACGAATCAAATAAAAATATTAAATATGATAGAAATTTTTTAAGAAATATTATTCTACCTAAAATATATACACGCTGGCCTCATTTTTTAAAAAATTGTACACAAAGCATGCAGATGCTTAAAAAGCATCAAATATCATTAGATTTTTTTATCCTACATTTTTTAAAAAAAAATACATGTTTAGACGGATCATTATCTTTACTAAGATTTAATAAATTAATAAAAGAAGTCCAATTCTCTATTCTAAAAACATGGTTAACAAAAACCTATAAGATTCCCACTCATAATATATTAAAAAGAATATATACAGAAATTATTATCAATAAAAATTATCATAATAAAAAAATCATTTTTAATAAACGCGAAATTAGACGATTCACGGAAAAAATATATTGTATAATTCCTTATTCTAATATTAGAAATACCATGGTAATCTGGAAAGATATTAAAATACCTTTACGACTACCAAATAAATTAGGAATATTAATCCCTACTAAAAAATATTTAAAAACTGAAAAAATTACTTCAATTCATCGTATACCATATCCACTAAAAAATACATTAATCAACGTTTGTTTTTATATTAAAAAAAATTATACCAATACTAAAAATAATACAAAAATAAAAAAAATATGGCAAAAATACAATATACCACCCTGGTTAAGAACTATAATTCCTTTGTTATATTATGATAATAAACTAGTATCTGGTATCGGTGTATTTGTTACAAACAATCATCCTATAAAAAATAGGAAATATTTAACTGTCAAATGGATTAATAAAATTTAA
- the metG gene encoding methionine--tRNA ligase codes for MKNSMYKSLVTCAFPYANGEIHLGHLLEQIQADIWVRYFRLKNRSVFFICADDAHGTAIMLKAKQMKISPDQLINSMHKQHKNIFLKFSVIHDHYSSTHSPVNKKLCNKIFNIILKKKFLKEKKIAQLYDIKLNMFLSDRLVKGVCPQCNSDDQYGDNCDVCGAIYDATELLQVTSELSNSSPQIKFSNHLFFKLSFFLNFLKKWVNSGVLQTSVFNKINEWLTSNLRSWNISRDQPYFGFKIPGYSSKFFYVWFDAPIGYLSCFKELCDIKKDINFDEFWSINSKNRLYQFIGKDIIYFHALFWPAILEGCGYRKPTKIFTHGYLTCNGLKLSKSKGAIILARQWLSCFDSDSLRYYFASKLSNTIEDIDINLYDYAYKINADIVNNIINLASRNASFLEKYFNNILSNQLIKSGIYKKFISTAVEIESFFEDRKFSLVIQKIRYLSDLANKYISKRKPWILIKNASNKNQVHNICSLGINLFKILIIFLKPIMPELVTNIELFLNTSLMWKHISTPLLNHKINRFSYLYKRIDIKDIDFFLKKI; via the coding sequence ATGAAAAATTCTATGTATAAGAGTTTAGTAACATGCGCGTTTCCATATGCTAATGGAGAAATACATTTAGGTCATTTATTAGAACAGATACAAGCAGATATTTGGGTACGATATTTTCGTTTAAAAAATCGTTCAGTATTTTTTATTTGCGCTGATGATGCACATGGAACAGCAATAATGCTGAAAGCTAAGCAAATGAAGATTAGTCCTGATCAATTAATTAATAGTATGCATAAGCAACATAAAAATATTTTTCTGAAGTTTTCTGTTATTCATGATCATTATTCGTCTACTCATAGTCCAGTTAATAAAAAATTATGTAATAAAATATTTAATATTATTTTAAAAAAAAAATTTTTAAAAGAAAAAAAAATTGCTCAATTATATGATATTAAATTAAATATGTTTTTATCAGATCGTTTGGTTAAAGGGGTATGTCCACAATGTAATTCAGATGATCAATATGGTGACAATTGTGATGTTTGTGGCGCTATTTATGATGCAACAGAATTATTACAAGTTACTTCTGAGTTATCTAATTCATCACCTCAGATAAAATTTTCTAATCATTTATTTTTTAAATTATCTTTTTTTTTAAATTTTTTAAAAAAATGGGTTAATTCCGGTGTGTTACAAACATCAGTATTCAATAAAATTAATGAGTGGTTAACTAGTAATTTACGTTCTTGGAATATTTCTAGAGATCAACCATATTTTGGCTTTAAAATTCCCGGTTATTCTAGTAAATTTTTTTATGTATGGTTCGATGCTCCTATTGGATATCTTAGTTGTTTTAAAGAATTATGCGATATTAAAAAAGATATTAATTTTGATGAATTTTGGTCAATAAATTCTAAAAATAGATTATACCAGTTTATTGGTAAAGATATTATTTATTTTCATGCTTTATTTTGGCCGGCCATCCTTGAAGGATGTGGGTATAGAAAACCTACAAAAATATTTACTCATGGTTATTTAACTTGTAACGGATTAAAATTATCTAAATCTAAGGGAGCTATAATATTAGCTCGTCAATGGTTATCATGTTTTGATTCTGATTCTTTACGGTATTATTTTGCTTCAAAATTATCTAATACAATTGAAGATATAGATATAAATTTGTATGATTATGCATATAAAATTAATGCAGATATTGTTAATAACATAATAAATTTAGCATCACGTAATGCTTCTTTTCTAGAAAAATATTTTAATAACATATTATCTAATCAACTAATAAAATCAGGTATATATAAAAAATTTATTAGTACTGCTGTAGAAATTGAAAGTTTTTTTGAGGATAGAAAATTTTCTTTAGTAATTCAAAAAATTAGATATTTATCAGATCTTGCAAATAAATATATTAGTAAACGTAAACCGTGGATATTAATTAAAAATGCATCTAATAAAAATCAAGTACATAATATTTGCTCATTAGGGATTAATTTATTTAAGATTTTAATTATTTTCTTAAAACCGATTATGCCTGAATTAGTTACCAACATAGAGTTATTTTTAAATACATCATTAATGTGGAAACATATTTCTACGCCTCTTTTAAATCATAAAATTAATCGGTTTTCTTATTTATATAAACGTATTGATATTAAAGATATTGATTTTTTTTTAAAAAAAATTTAA
- a CDS encoding endonuclease III domain-containing protein, giving the protein MNKNTRVLILRNFKRYFSNSKIELNYCSLFELLIFIMLSAKSSDIQVINVTKKLFLYISKPSDVIQLGFKKLKDIIRSVGLFNKKAIFIFKTCRYLIDIYDEKIPMDIDQLLQLPGVGRKTANLFLNIVLKKNFIAVDTHVFRVANRTGFAVGTSVNIVEKKLFRVVPAKFQSRIHTWFGLHGRSFCKSISPKCSSCIINTWCEYFNKIKK; this is encoded by the coding sequence ATGAATAAAAATACACGTGTGTTAATTTTAAGAAATTTTAAAAGATATTTTTCAAATTCAAAAATTGAATTAAATTATTGTTCATTATTTGAATTACTTATTTTTATTATGTTATCTGCAAAATCATCTGATATTCAAGTTATTAACGTAACTAAAAAATTATTTTTATATATATCTAAGCCATCGGACGTAATACAATTAGGTTTTAAAAAATTGAAGGATATTATTCGTTCAGTTGGATTATTTAATAAAAAAGCTATATTTATTTTTAAAACTTGTCGATATCTAATAGATATATATGACGAAAAAATACCAATGGATATAGATCAATTATTACAGTTACCGGGTGTTGGTAGAAAAACTGCTAATTTATTTTTAAATATTGTATTAAAAAAAAATTTTATTGCAGTTGATACGCATGTATTTAGAGTAGCTAACCGTACTGGTTTTGCAGTTGGTACCTCTGTAAATATAGTAGAAAAAAAATTATTTCGTGTTGTTCCTGCTAAATTTCAATCTCGTATTCATACTTGGTTTGGATTACACGGGCGTTCTTTTTGTAAATCTATTTCTCCAAAATGTTCAAGTTGTATTATAAATACATGGTGTGAATATTTTAATAAAATTAAAAAATAA
- the tyrS gene encoding tyrosine--tRNA ligase: MTDINILDFLKKKGFFYKIFNKLNLYKHIKNKNIFLYCGFDPTESSLHVGHLLPILCLKYFQKFGHTPVILIGGATSLVGDPSFRISERSKNSPDILQYNQICLEKQLSYFFKDSDHIINKAIILNNYSWFKDISILSFLTKIGIHFSVNNMIHKESVKKRLIEQKTGISFTEFSYSLLQAYDFSILYKKYGVTLQIGGSDQGGNILSGIRLIRKLYHKEVFGITNPLLTTTNGEKFGKTGSNTIWLDATRTSPYKFYQFWINTLDSDINNFIRLFTSMDIELVDLKFNSVHIKQNLINKKIFLAEYLTKFVHGKKALKSVKRIVYFLFGQGSIKEIKEEDFVQLIQDGIPSIFCNNLLDLPNALVKTSLSSSLTQARNMISAQAIRINGQIQIQKNYSFNKSDLLFGKYTLLCRGRKHYVLIVWKI, from the coding sequence ATTACAGACATTAATATTTTAGATTTTTTAAAAAAAAAAGGTTTTTTTTATAAAATATTTAATAAATTAAATTTATATAAACATATAAAAAATAAAAATATTTTTTTATATTGTGGTTTTGATCCAACAGAAAGTAGTTTACATGTAGGTCATTTATTACCAATTTTATGTTTAAAATATTTTCAAAAATTTGGTCATACTCCCGTTATTTTAATCGGAGGAGCCACTAGCTTAGTAGGAGATCCGAGTTTTAGAATATCTGAGCGATCAAAAAATTCACCAGATATTTTACAATATAATCAAATTTGCTTAGAAAAACAGTTATCATATTTTTTTAAAGATAGTGATCATATTATAAATAAAGCAATTATATTAAATAATTATTCTTGGTTTAAAGACATATCGATATTATCGTTTTTAACGAAAATAGGTATACATTTTTCTGTAAATAATATGATTCATAAAGAATCTGTAAAAAAAAGATTAATAGAGCAAAAAACTGGAATTTCGTTTACAGAATTTTCTTATAGTTTATTGCAAGCTTATGATTTTTCAATTTTATACAAAAAATACGGCGTTACATTGCAGATAGGTGGTTCTGATCAAGGAGGTAATATTTTATCTGGAATTCGATTGATTAGAAAATTGTATCATAAAGAAGTATTTGGTATTACAAATCCACTGTTAACTACCACTAATGGAGAAAAATTTGGAAAAACTGGAAGCAATACAATATGGTTAGATGCTACAAGAACTAGTCCGTATAAATTTTATCAATTTTGGATTAATACTTTAGATAGTGATATAAATAACTTTATTCGGTTATTTACTTCAATGGATATAGAATTAGTGGATCTTAAATTTAATAGTGTTCATATAAAACAAAATTTGATAAATAAAAAAATTTTTTTAGCTGAGTATTTAACTAAATTTGTACACGGTAAAAAGGCTTTAAAATCTGTTAAACGTATTGTATATTTTTTATTTGGTCAAGGATCTATAAAAGAAATTAAAGAAGAAGATTTTGTACAATTAATACAAGATGGAATTCCATCTATCTTTTGTAACAATTTATTAGATTTACCGAATGCATTAGTAAAAACAAGTTTATCTTCTTCTTTAACGCAAGCTCGTAATATGATAAGTGCTCAGGCAATTCGTATTAACGGTCAAATACAAATTCAAAAAAATTATTCTTTTAATAAATCAGATTTATTATTTGGTAAATATACATTGTTATGTAGAGGTAGAAAACATTATGTATTGATTGTATGGAAAATATAA
- a CDS encoding 3-deoxy-7-phosphoheptulonate synthase — MKKNDELVSIKYDDDLLITPRELSRRYSITSDVYNLIKITRNNIQNILSGRDKRLLVIIGPCSIHDPIAAIEYAKKIQILRNKYSDYLEIVMRTYFEKPRTVLGWTGLISDPFLDGSLSVNQGLSIARKLLLKINKLGVPTATEFLDSIVSQFIFDLISWGAIGARTTESQVHRELASYLPCPVGFKNGTDGNILIAIDAIRAARASHLFLTPNNSGQIVIHNTLGNNCAHMIMRGGKLPNYHKSDIDLAVKKLKMFNLPEHLIVDFSHANSFKNYKRQLEVAYSVSDQICSGSTAISGVMIESFLKEGSQNVTDIKDLVFGQSITDSCLGWEDSLSIIQQLSKVVKIRF, encoded by the coding sequence ATGAAAAAAAATGATGAATTAGTTAGCATAAAATATGACGATGATTTATTAATAACTCCACGAGAATTATCGCGTCGTTATTCTATTACGTCTGACGTATATAATTTAATTAAAATAACGCGTAATAATATACAAAATATTTTATCAGGACGAGATAAAAGATTATTAGTTATTATTGGTCCGTGTTCTATTCATGATCCTATTGCTGCAATAGAATATGCTAAAAAAATACAGATATTACGTAATAAGTATTCTGATTATTTAGAAATTGTTATGAGAACATATTTCGAAAAACCTCGTACTGTATTAGGATGGACTGGATTAATTTCTGATCCTTTTTTAGATGGTAGTTTGAGTGTTAATCAAGGTTTGTCTATAGCAAGAAAATTATTATTAAAAATTAATAAATTAGGTGTTCCGACAGCAACCGAATTTTTAGATTCGATTGTAAGTCAATTTATTTTTGATTTAATTAGTTGGGGCGCTATTGGAGCTCGTACTACAGAAAGTCAAGTTCATAGAGAATTAGCTTCTTATTTGCCGTGTCCGGTGGGGTTTAAAAATGGAACAGATGGAAATATTTTGATTGCAATTGATGCTATTCGCGCTGCTAGAGCTAGTCATTTATTTTTAACACCTAATAATTCTGGCCAAATCGTTATTCATAATACTCTTGGAAATAATTGTGCCCATATGATTATGCGAGGAGGAAAATTACCAAATTACCATAAATCAGATATTGATCTTGCAGTTAAAAAATTGAAAATGTTTAATTTGCCAGAACATTTAATTGTTGATTTTAGTCATGCTAATTCTTTTAAAAACTACAAACGGCAACTAGAAGTTGCGTATTCTGTTTCTGATCAAATTTGTAGTGGATCCACTGCTATTTCCGGCGTTATGATTGAGAGTTTTTTAAAAGAAGGATCACAAAATGTAACTGATATTAAAGATTTAGTTTTTGGTCAATCTATTACAGATTCTTGTTTAGGATGGGAAGACAGTTTATCAATTATACAACAATTATCAAAAGTAGTTAAAATTAGATTTTAA
- the gndA gene encoding NADP-dependent phosphogluconate dehydrogenase, giving the protein MSNHDIGVIGMGVMGKNLACNIVNHGYTVSVFNRSFNKTMKILFNEPIERLHPYLILKEFIHSLRKPRCIVMMIQSGAPVDELIHNLLSHVCVDDLIIDGGNSFYIDTIKRFNFLQKKSIHFLGVGISGGAEGALNGPSIMPGGTIAAYKLVAPIFKNISAKYNQEECVEHLGPDGSGHYVKMVHNGIEYSDMQLISETYSLLKNLIGMNNIDASNIFKHWNQGELCSYLIEITGNILCKKDIDGNFIIDVILDSASNKGTGTWTSKSGLDLHVPCSVITESVFARYLSSFKANRMIASTILSGPKISINNNFNREKFVEDIRQALYLGKIISYAQGFYLMKRASEYYSWNLSFSIIAKIFRAGCIIRANLLNDIAIAYSENKNLIDLLFAPIFRDIINKYHQSLRNVVSTAVSNGISVPVFSAALSYYDGYRTVNSSANLIQAQRDYFGSHTYHRVDKSGIFHTDWLDK; this is encoded by the coding sequence ATGTCAAACCATGATATTGGTGTTATTGGTATGGGAGTTATGGGAAAGAATTTAGCGTGTAATATTGTTAATCACGGATATACGGTATCGGTTTTTAATCGATCATTTAATAAAACAATGAAAATATTGTTTAACGAACCGATTGAACGATTACATCCATATCTTATTTTGAAAGAATTTATTCATTCATTACGCAAACCACGTTGCATTGTTATGATGATACAATCAGGTGCTCCGGTGGATGAATTAATACATAATTTATTGTCTCATGTGTGTGTTGATGATTTAATAATAGACGGAGGTAATTCATTTTATATAGATACAATTAAACGATTTAATTTTTTGCAAAAAAAATCTATTCATTTTCTTGGAGTAGGGATATCAGGCGGAGCAGAAGGTGCTTTAAACGGACCTTCTATTATGCCCGGCGGAACTATTGCAGCATATAAATTAGTAGCTCCTATTTTTAAAAATATTTCAGCTAAATATAATCAAGAAGAGTGTGTAGAACATTTAGGTCCTGACGGATCCGGACATTATGTAAAAATGGTACATAATGGTATTGAATACAGTGATATGCAGTTAATTTCAGAAACATATTCGTTATTAAAAAATTTAATTGGTATGAATAATATAGATGCATCAAATATTTTTAAACATTGGAATCAAGGAGAATTATGTAGTTATTTAATAGAAATAACCGGAAATATTTTATGTAAAAAAGATATAGACGGTAATTTTATTATAGATGTTATTTTAGATTCTGCATCTAATAAAGGTACTGGGACGTGGACATCAAAAAGTGGATTAGATTTACATGTACCATGCTCTGTTATTACAGAATCTGTTTTTGCAAGATATTTATCATCTTTTAAAGCTAACAGAATGATTGCGTCAACCATATTATCCGGTCCCAAAATATCTATAAATAATAATTTTAATCGAGAAAAATTTGTTGAAGATATTCGACAAGCTTTATATTTAGGAAAAATTATTTCATATGCACAAGGTTTTTACTTAATGAAAAGAGCATCAGAATATTATTCTTGGAATTTATCTTTTTCTATAATTGCTAAAATTTTTCGAGCTGGCTGTATTATTAGAGCAAATCTTTTAAATGATATTGCTATAGCTTATTCTGAAAATAAAAATTTAATTGATTTATTATTTGCTCCAATATTTCGAGATATTATTAATAAATATCACCAGTCCTTACGTAATGTTGTTAGTACAGCTGTGTCTAACGGAATTTCTGTTCCTGTTTTTTCTGCTGCATTATCTTATTACGACGGATATCGTACTGTAAATTCTTCTGCAAATTTAATACAAGCACAAAGAGATTATTTTGGATCTCATACATATCATAGAGTTGATAAATCAGGTATTTTTCATACTGATTGGTTAGATAAATAA
- the hisIE gene encoding bifunctional phosphoribosyl-AMP cyclohydrolase/phosphoribosyl-ATP diphosphatase HisIE has product MLNYNNIANLNWDKLKNMIPAIAQHYVSGEILMCGYMNQEAYHHTLEKKLFTLYSRQKKRLWIKGETSKNFLYVKNITTDCDGDVILVQVQPAGNTCHLNRFSCFEHSQPIYSFLLQLENIIKLRKKKKLEKSYISNLFTQNRHRIAQKVGEESVEVIIAFLEKNSVNLINESSDLLFHLLILLQSMSIDLELIINNLKDRMHK; this is encoded by the coding sequence ATGTTAAATTATAATAATATTGCCAATTTAAATTGGGATAAATTAAAAAATATGATTCCGGCTATCGCACAACATTATGTTTCAGGCGAAATATTAATGTGCGGATATATGAACCAAGAAGCATATCATCACACTCTTGAAAAGAAATTATTTACTTTATATTCTCGGCAAAAAAAAAGATTATGGATTAAAGGAGAAACTTCAAAGAATTTTTTATATGTTAAAAACATCACTACAGATTGTGATGGTGATGTTATTTTAGTTCAAGTACAGCCTGCCGGAAATACTTGTCATCTTAATAGATTTAGTTGTTTTGAACATTCTCAACCAATTTATTCTTTTTTATTGCAGTTAGAAAATATAATTAAATTACGAAAAAAAAAAAAGTTAGAAAAATCATATATTAGTAATTTATTTACTCAAAATAGACACCGAATTGCTCAAAAAGTTGGAGAAGAATCAGTAGAAGTAATTATAGCTTTTTTAGAAAAAAATTCTGTTAATTTAATTAATGAATCATCTGATTTATTATTTCATTTATTAATTTTATTACAATCTATGAGTATAGATTTAGAATTAATTATTAATAATTTAAAAGATCGTATGCATAAATAA
- a CDS encoding HesB/IscA family protein: MNIILKNQINKSLPIQVTKKAAKQILFLLKKDKDSSGVTIQLKKSGCAGFKYVLKIKKKIKNSDYIFMTKSIKFIIPKKLIPQLYTTKIDFIQTGLNNSFIFTNTKHTSICGCGESFNIENIET, encoded by the coding sequence ATGAATATAATATTAAAAAATCAAATAAATAAATCTCTGCCAATTCAAGTGACTAAAAAAGCTGCAAAACAAATACTATTTTTATTAAAAAAAGATAAAGATAGTTCAGGAGTTACAATACAATTAAAAAAATCAGGATGTGCTGGATTTAAATATGTATTAAAAATAAAAAAAAAAATAAAAAATTCAGATTATATATTTATGACAAAATCTATTAAATTTATTATTCCGAAAAAACTAATACCTCAATTATATACAACCAAAATAGATTTTATACAAACTGGATTAAATAATTCTTTTATATTTACAAATACTAAACACACCTCTATTTGCGGTTGCGGAGAAAGTTTCAATATAGAAAATATTGAAACTTAA